CGGTTGCTGTCCTCGCTCCAGGACGAGGGGCTCGTGGACCGGGACCGCGAGTCGGGCGCCTGGCACCTCGGTCCCGAGACGTACCTCCTGGGATCCGCAGCCACCCGGCGGTACGACGTCACGGAGCACGCGCGCGCGGTGGTGCGCCGCCTCGCCGGGACGACCGGGGAGAGCGCGTTCCTGTCCGTGGTGCGCGGCGACGAGACGGTCTGCCTGTTGCGGGAGGACGGCAGCTTCCCCCTGCGGTCGCACGTCCTGCACGAGGGCATCCGGCTGCCGCTCGGCGTGGCGTCGGCAGGTCTGGCGACGCTCGCCCTGATGCCGGATCGCGAGGTCGAGGACTACCTCGGACGAACCGATCTGGTGGCCCAGTGGGGTGCGGCCCACTCCGCGCCGGCGGTGCGCGACCGGGTCGCCGCGACGCGCCGGGACGGCTTCGCCACGAATCCGGGCCTGCTGGTCGAGGGCAGCTGGGGCCTGGGGGCGGCGGTTTTCGATGAGCGCGGCCGTCCGGCCTGGGCCCTCAGCCTGACCGGGGTCGAGACGCGCTTCTCCGCCGAGCGACGCCCGCAGCTGGGACAGCTGCTGCTCCGGGCCGCGCACGAGCTGACCGGCCGGGCAGGT
Above is a genomic segment from Aeromicrobium chenweiae containing:
- a CDS encoding IclR family transcriptional regulator translates to MSSPLERAGVVERIGALLRALGTFEPDGASTSDVARHVDLARATTHRLLSSLQDEGLVDRDRESGAWHLGPETYLLGSAATRRYDVTEHARAVVRRLAGTTGESAFLSVVRGDETVCLLREDGSFPLRSHVLHEGIRLPLGVASAGLATLALMPDREVEDYLGRTDLVAQWGAAHSAPAVRDRVAATRRDGFATNPGLLVEGSWGLGAAVFDERGRPAWALSLTGVETRFSAERRPQLGQLLLRAAHELTGRAGQPRTRSR